In the genome of Fusarium fujikuroi IMI 58289 draft genome, chromosome FFUJ_chr02, one region contains:
- a CDS encoding related to phosphomevalonate kinase has protein sequence MTLHHPTIAVSAPGKVFLAGGYLVLDQEYTAFVFGLDARINIIAGDIHTTAGVQLTEIVVDSPQFLEAQWRYGYHLAGEGGGIKVTQLQVGAQINPNPFVETTLSYALTYIDRVAKHRPSHSMASARLIILADNDYYSHSESESTRQGRFAKFPVTLGDANKTGLGSSAALVTSLTAALLAHYLPEDLFNLQSDQGKRTLHNLAQAAHCAAQGKVGSGFDVATAVYGSCRYRRFSPETLSSIPEPGAAGFADALVKLVDGESAWDVEVLKDAVIMPKGVVLRMCDVDCGSKTVGMVKKVLKWRSSNPEESKKLWDELQKRNEQLIATLNAGDVENLPGKITAVRELIRQMGSASDVPIEPESQTELLNALSTVEGVYGGVVPGAGGYDALALLMKDDEETKQRVGEFLDKWAKEKGTKVKLLGVKGEMEGVRTESLDVYAGWI, from the exons ATGACCCTCCACCACCCCACCATCGCTGTCTCAGCTCCCGGCAAGGTCTTCCTCGCTGGCGGATATCTCGTACTGGACCAGGAGTACACGGCTTTTGTATTCGGCCTCGACGCTCGTATCAATATTATTGCTGGGGACATTCATACGACTGCTGGCGTTCAGCTCACTGAGATTGTGGTTGATAGTCCGCAATTCCTCGAGGCTCAATGGCGGTATGGTTATCACCTGGCTGGTGAGGGAGGAGGTATCAAAGTTACCCAGTTGCAGGT CGGAGCACAAATCAATCCCAATCCCTTCGTGGAGACAACTCTCAGCTATGCACTCACCTACATCGACCGAGTGGCCAAGCATCGTCCTAGTCACAGCATGGCCTCCGCTCGTCTCATCATTCTCGCAGACAATGATTACTACTCGCACTCTGAATCCGAGAGCACACGTCAAGGGCGCTTTGCCAAGTTCCCCGTGACCTTGGGAGATGCTAATAAGACGGGTCTTGGCTCATCTGCTGCTCTCGTCACCTCACTAACTGCTGCCCTCCTGGCTCACTACCTACCAGAAGACCTCTTCAATCTTCAGTCTGACCAGGGCAAGAGGACGCTTCACAACCTGGCTCAGGCTGCCCATTGTGCTGCGCAAGGTAAGGTCGGTTCGGGATTCGACGTTGCAACCGCTGTCTACGGGTCTTGCAGATACAGACGTTTCTCTCCCGAGACACTGTCTTCAATTCCCGAGCCCGGTGCGGCCGGATTCGCAGACGCGTTGGTCAAGCTCGTCGACGGCGAGTCTGCTTGGGATGTAGAGGTTCTCAAGGATGCAGTGATCATGCCCAAGGGCGTTGTTCTGCGTATGTGCGATGTGGACTGTGGAAGCAAGACGGTTGGcatggtcaagaaggtcCTCAAGTGGAGGTCATCGAATCCAGAAGAGTCAAAGAAGCTTTGGGACGAGCTCCAGAAGCGCAATGAGCAGTTAATTGCTACTCTCAATGCCGGGGACGTCGAGAATCTGCCGGGGAAGATCACCGCTGTTCGAGAGCTGATTAGACAAATGGGTAGCGCCAGCGACGTCCCCATCGAGCCCGAAAGCCAGACAGAGCTCCTCAACGCCCTCAGCACCGTTGAAGGGGTCTACGGCGGTGTCGTCCCCGGTGCGGGCGGCTACGATGCCCTAGCTCTCCTgatgaaggatgatgaggagacgaAGCAGCGAGTTGGGGAGTTCCTGGACAAGTGGGCTAAGGAGAAGGGTACAAAGGTCAAGCTACTAGGCGTTAAGGGGGAGATGGAGGGAGTCCGCACCGAGAGTCTGGACGTGTACGCCGGTTGGATCTAA
- a CDS encoding related to ATP dependent RNA helicase — MADDGMLLNFDLGSGPIKPQVKFKGGRWRDRKQAEKSARIASGKTPQAKPSGDGFDEGRSSKRQRTDDGGGDHSFDYKAFNRHGSRPKFTDNDGHGGSGQPRNQQPDRKSRQVISRLFSFNPAQTTEEEEKQPEWTAPEATNAPLSDVANFGTLTISARLVDELGKMNLERPTAIQNKVIPHMLTSSSDAFVQAETGSGKTLAYLLPILHRVLLLSEKGKAQIHRDSGAFAIIVAPTRELAKQVHTVLEKLIRPFPWLVSTAITGGESKKAEKARIRKGVNFLVATPGRLADHIDNTKALSLSTVRWLILDEGDRLMDLGFEDDLKKVITAIKAVDVSDKLPDGTPLTALPERRVTVLCSATMKMNVQKLGEMSLADATFLAAKKDMELDVEKTEMKAPAQLHQYYSVVPAKLRLVTLISYLKATFSRRGKTMKAIIFISCADSVDFHYELLRDPNNNEAPVAGSKDAESVSKTVAKAAYITSPASPEVVLHRMHGSLSQPIRTATLRSFSACKSPSLLITTDVSSRGLDIPSVDLVIEYDPAFSFADHIHRVGRTARAGRPGDALLFLLPGTEEGYIELLKASTPPTPQSYDSILQKGMMTKLEFPVETSAKPEDGQSFHDKAEALQLHIEQRLLTDTKRLELARNGFKSHIRAYATHTKEERKHFDISELHLGHTAKSYGLREAPGGIGAGVERKTKKRTNKGVEKNTEQAAGDERQNQNIIRKKSMMLMNSAADEFNIG; from the coding sequence ATGGCTGACGATGGAATGCTTCTGAATTTTGACCTAGGCTCAGGTCCAATTAAGCCTCAGGTCAAGTTTAAGGGTGGTCGATGGCGTGACAGGAAGCAGGCAGAGAAGTCGGCAAGGATAGCTTCTGGGAAGACACCGCAAGCCAAACCTTCTGGGGACGGATTCGATGAGGGCAGGTCGTCAAAACGCCAACGAACGGACGATGGAGGAGGGGACCACTCATTCGATTACAAAGCATTCAACAGACATGGTTCGCGACCGAAGTTCACAGACAACGATGGCCATGGAGGCTCAGGCCAACCTCGCAACCAGCAGCCAGATCGCAAATCTAGACAAGTCATCTCCCGACTCTTCTCATTCAACCCCGCACAGACgacagaggaggaggagaaacaGCCAGAATGGACAGCTCCCGAAGCGACCAATGCGCCTTTATCAGATGTTGCGAACTTTGGTACATTGACGATTTCTGCCCGActggttgatgagcttggcaagATGAACCTGGAGCGACCCACGGCTATTCAGAACAAGGTGATTCCGCATATGTTGACGAGTAGCTCCGATGCCTTTGTGCAGGCCGAAACTGGTTCCGGAAAGACCCTGGCATACCTGTTACCTATTTTGCATCGTGTTCTACTTCTCAGCGAAAAGGGGAAGGCTCAGATTCATCGAGATTCTGGTGCTTTTGCCATTATCGTTGCGCCTACTCGCGAACTTGCAAAACAGGTTCATACAGTTCTAGAGAAGCTCATCCGACCGTTCCCATGGCTCGTCTCGACAGCAATTACCGGAGGAGAATCTAAGAAGGCAGAAAAGGCTCGCATACGGAAGGGTGTCAATTTTCTGGTTGCTACTCCTGGACGACTTGCTGATCATATCGACAATACAAAGGCACTTAGCCTCAGCACTGTTCGATGGCTGATTCTTGATGAAGGTGATCGACTCATGGATCTGGGTTTCGAGGACGACTTGAAGAAGGTTATCACGGCTATCAAGGCAGTTGACGTATCCGACAAACTACCCGATGGAACACCGCTCACGGCCCTACCCGAACGAAGAGTTACAGTGCTATGCTCAGCGACAATGAAGATGAACGTGCAGAAGCTAGGAGAGATGAGTTTGGCGGATGCGACATTCCTGGCAGCAAAGAAGGACATGGAGCTGGATGTGGAAAAGACGGAAATGAAGGCGCCCGCACAGCTTCACCAGTACTACTCGGTTGTCCCGGCCAAGCTACGGCTCGTTACTCTCATCTCGTACCTCAAGGCGACATTCTCTCGGCGTGGAAAGACCATGAAGGCCATTATCTTCATATCATGTGCCGACTCTGTCGACTTCCACTACGAACTGTTGCGAGACCCGAATAATAATGAGGCACCTGTTGCAGGCTCCAAGGATGCAGAGTCGGTTTCGAAGACAGTGGCAAAAGCAGCATACATCACTTCACCAGCAAGTCCCGAGGTTGTTCTGCACAGGATGCACGGATCTTTGTCGCAGCCCATTCGTACAGCTACATTGCGATCCTTCTCAGCTTGCAAGTCTCCATCTCTTCTGATCACCACCGATGTTTCCTCGCGTGGTCTTGATATTCCGTCGGTCGATCTGGTCATCGAGTATGACCCTGCGTTCAGTTTCGCCGATCATATCCATCGTGTTGGTCGTACTGCTCGTGCTGGTCGACCTGGTGATGCTTTATTATTCCTGCTCCCCGGAACTGAAGAAGGATATATCGAACTCTTGAAAgcgtcaacaccaccaacgcCGCAATCGTACGACTCTATTCTCCAGAAGGGAATGATGACGAAACTCGAATTCCCGGTCGAGACATCCGCGAAACCGGAGGATGGACAGTCTTTCCACGACAAAGCGGAGGCCCTTCAGCTGCACATCGAGCAACGGCTCCTGACGGACACCAAGCGACTAGAGCTTGCTCGAAATGGCTTCAAGTCCCACATCAGGGCATACGCTACGCATACCAAGGAAGAGAGAAAGCACTTTGACATTTCAGAATTACACCTGGGACACACGGCAAAGAGCTACGGTCTGAGAGAAGCACCTGGCGGCATTGGCGCAGGTGTGGAGAGGAAGACTAAGAAGCGGACGAATAAGGGTGTCGAGAAGAATACAGAACAGGCAGctggagatgagagacaaaACCAGAACATTATCAGGAAGAAGAGTATGATGCTCATGAATTCCGCGGCAGACGAGTTCAACATTGGTTAG
- a CDS encoding PPR repeat-containing protein has product MPTYSSLYSNFVRQGSTFAKSITTHGYAQSVVAAAHPHVLNSQNRPSFVRRKTNRLGRFSNLQLHSAFHTERTASSGLPSVEHRPAQNHGGLDAYFEALQHQQATGEIDSEWTQFDFQKSIEWKPTPASILTKDQGLSKDVLEEALIEDAEVKSNLSIEDQAALAHIDAALEREIEVRSLQEAAENAASEGRPVSSLGFKSRSPAVSRSQTPASVARSFTPPVDPQSLSYADHLHKLAENGRYVEIPAVFEAMLATGVQPIAGAYNALLLSAIHIPMKKIEIVSKALDVYADMLRRKASPDAETFNILVGLLASRCLEVAELKATLEAKRVRFGGMDQVGQFMLASHELEHAILCEDDRLDLAIQLFDTSVNTDAANFTAETYHQLITACAKDGRVDDMLRLYEHMEGSQIVPYAALFPTMITAFASSGDLVSAVECYNEYRNLAIAHDDGETTLNDRLDAEVYAAVINAYVVTDKIEGAMKFFQKIVDQYGVRAADIKDALITTGFVKGLITRGIYQEALEWARSVADEARAKAMSEIATIAADKGDTDTAVAAYSAMPPYVDDLITPATALLAMNVRQTDVVGASKYWQVLCNPGVQVDLTFIEPTAMYAVAMIGSGQVAEGLAQSEMMFQRIRDSVSQTQPHLVEEVDEGVEFVTRFMETRGIPDPREVPSHVASFQPMTASAYLSTPAVSTFEDTYDPYAHNTDFKGSSLIADDLEGNHGRKGPRLSEALNRFRNIRRAGRHPRYITYAKLISAAARDGKFDLCHDILSMARTDMPIMPQYAVVRYGWSSILDAMVGACLTVGNRGRAEQFHQELLEIGASPSANTFGLYITTLKDSTKTFDEASEAVRIFHRAKAEGVEPSSFLYNALIGKLGKARRIDDCLFYFAEMRALGIKPTSVTYGTIVNALCRVSDEKFAETLFDEMEAMPNYKARPAPYNSMMQFFLTTKRDKTKVLAYYERMKAKGIAPTAHTYKLLVDTHATLDPVDMDAAEEVLGMIRASGQRVESVHYASLIHARGCVLHDMEGAMKMFDSVVKESLVPISASLYQALFEAMVANHQVAASEPVLAHMRSKGVELTPYIANTLIHGWAAEKKIDKAQGIYDAVGREKREPSTYEAMTRAYLAVEQREEAKGVVGEMLTRGYPSAVVNKVLELLGGGHDVSE; this is encoded by the coding sequence ATGCCCACATACTCCAGCCTTTACTCGAATTTCGTCCGTCAAGGATCAACATTCGCAAAGTCTATCACAACACACGGTTACGCTCAATCCGTTGTTGCTGCCGCTCACCCTCACGTTCTCAACTCTCAGAACCGACCTAGCTTTGTACGACGAAAGACCAACCGACTTGGTCGCTTCTCCAACCTTCAGCTTCATTCTGCCTTCCACACTGAGCGCACAGCATCTTCGGGCCTCCCGTCTGTTGAGCATCGCCCCGCCCAGAACCATGGAGGTTTAGACGCGTACTTCGAGGCCCTACAGCACCAGCAGGCCACCGGTGAAATCGATTCCGAATGGACCCAATTCGATTTTCAGAAGAGCATCGAATGGAAGCCAACTCCTGCTTCCATTCTTACCAAGGACCAGGGACTTTCTAAagatgttcttgaggaggCTTTGATTGAGGATGCTGAGGTCAAATCGAACCTGTCGATTGAGGATCAGGCAGCTCTTGCGCATATCGATGCTGCGCTCGAGAGGGAGATCGAGGTACGGAGCCTGCAGGAAGCAGCTGAGAATGCAGCTTCTGAAGGACGACCCGTGTCTAGTCTTGGCTTCAAGTCACGATCTCCAGCGGTTTCCAGGTCACAAACTCCAGCAAGTGTCGCTCGCAGCTTCACTCCTCCTGTGGACCCCCAGTCCCTATCTTACGCCGACCATCTTCACAAGCTAGCTGAGAATGGCCGATACGTTGAAATTCCCGCAGTCTTTGAGGCAATGCTGGCGACTGGCGTGCAGCCTATCGCTGGGGCCTACAATGCTCTCCTCCTGTCGGCTATACATATCCCCatgaagaagatcgagattGTATCCAAGGCCCTCGACGTTTATGCCGACATGCTTAGGAGGAAGGCTTCACCAGATGCCGAGACTTTTAACATTCTCGTTGGGCTCCTGGCATCCCGATGCCTCGAGGTCGCTGAGCTGAAGGCTACCTTGGAGGCCAAGCGAGTTCGGTTTGGTGGCATGGACCAGGTTGGCCAATTCATGCTTGCGTCTCATGAACTCGAGCATGCCATTCTTTGCGAGGACGACCGTCTCGATCTTGCAATCCAGCTGTTCGACACTTCAGTTAACACTGATGCCGCCAACTTCACCGCCGAGACTTACCACCAGCTTATTACGGCCTGTGCCAAAGACGGACGCGTCGATGACATGCTGCGTCTTTATGAGCACATGGAGGGAAGTCAAATCGTCCCTTATGCTGCTTTGTTTCCTACCATGATCACTGCTTTCGCCTCGTCCGGAGATCTGGTCAGTGCTGTCGAATGCTACAACGAATACCGCAACCTCGCCATTGCCCACGACGATGGAGAGACCACTCTCAACGACCGACTCGATGCTGAGGTTTATGCCGCGGTCATCAATGCCTACGTGGTCACTGATAAGATTGAAGGCGCCATGAAATTCTTTCAGAAGATCGTCGACCAATACGGCGTCCGCGCTGCTGATATTAAGGATGCTTTGATCACTACCGGTTTCGTCAAGGGTTTAATTACCCGTGGTATCTACCAGGAGGCTTTAGAATGGGCTCGGTCCGTCGCGGATGAAGCTCGTGCCAAGGCTATGAGTGAGATTGCAACTATTGCTGCCGACAAGGGCGATACAGACACCGCAGTCGCCGCCTACAGTGCCATGCCTCCTTACGTGGACGATTTGATTACTCCCGCGACCGCTCTCCTCGCTATGAATGTCCGCCAGACCGATGTTGTCGGTGCTTCCAAGTACTGGCAAGTCCTATGCAACCCCGGTGTGCAGGTGGATCTTACTTTCATCGAGCCTACAGCTATGTATGCAGTGGCCATGATTGGATCTGGCCAAGTTGCCGAGGGATTGGCACAGTCCGAGATGATGTTCCAGCGTATTCGCGACTCTGTTTCTCAGACCCAACCTCATCTTGTCGAAGAGGTCGATGAGGGAGTCGAATTCGTGACTCGATTCATGGAGACTCGTGGCATCCCTGATCCCCGTGAGGTTCCTTCTCACGTTGCCAGTTTTCAGCCGATGACCGCTTCTGCTTACCTGTCGACTCCTGCAGTTTCCACCTTCGAGGATACCTACGACCCTTACGCCCACAACACCGACTTCAAGGGATCCTCCCTTATTGCGGACGATCTTGAGGGCAACCATGGTCGTAAGGGACCTCGTCTTAGTGAGGCACTGAACCGATTCCGCAACATTCGACGTGCTGGCCGACATCCTCGTTACATTACCTACGCCAAGCTTatttctgctgctgctcgtgATGGCAAGTTCGATCTTTGCCATGACATTCTTAGCATGGCTCGCACTGATATGCCAATCATGCCCCAGTATGCTGTTGTTCGTTATGGATGGTCTAGCATTCTTGACGCCATGGTCGGCGCTTGTCTGACCGTGGGTAACCGTGGACGAGCTGAGCAATTTCACCAGGAGCTGTTGGAAATCGGCGCTAGCCCTTCTGCCAACACTTTCGGTCTCTACATCACCACCCTGAAGGATTCGACTAAGACTTTTGACGAGGCTTCCGAAGCTGTCCGTATCTTCCACCGGGCGAAGGCTGAAGGTGTCGAACCCAGCTCATTCTTGTATAACGCTCTCATTGGTAAGCTCGGAAAGGCTCGCCGCATCGACGACTGCCTCTTCTATTTTGCTGAGATGAGAGCTCTTGGAATCAAACCTACATCGGTCACCTATGGTACCATTGTCAATGCACTCTGCCGAGTCAGTGATGAGAAGTTTGCTGAAACACTGTTCGATGAGATGGAGGCGATGCCCAACTACAAGGCTCGTCCTGCTCCTTACAACAGTATGATGCAATTCTTCCTGACCACAAagcgagacaagacaaaggtCTTGGCTTACTACGAGCGcatgaaggccaagggcaTTGCCCCTACCGCCCATACCTATAAGCTTCTGGTCGATACTCATGCTACTCTTGATCCTGTTGACATGGATGCTGCCGAGGAGGTTCTCGGTATGATTCGTGCCTCTGGTCAACGCGTTGAGTCTGTTCACTATGCTTCTCTCATTCACGCTAGGGGATGTGTCCTCCACGACATGGAAGGTGCCATGAAGATGTTTGATTCTGTTGTCAAGGAGTCTCTTGTTCCCATTAGTGCCAGCTTGTATCAAGCCCTGTTTGAGGCCATGGTTGCCAACCACCAGGTTGCTGCTTCTGAGCCTGTGCTTGCTCACATGCGAAGCAAGGGCGTGGAACTAACTCCTTACATCGCCAACACTTTGATTCACGGCtgggctgctgagaagaagattgacAAAGCTCAAGGTATCTACGATGCTGTTGGCCGAGAGAAGCGCGAACCTAGCACATACGAGGCTATGACCCGCGCTTATCTGGCTGTTGAGCAGCGAGAGGAGGCCAAGGGCGTTGTCGGTGAGATGCTCACCCGCGGTTACCCCAGTGCCGTCGTTAACAAGGTcctggagcttcttggcggAGGACATGACGTTTCGGAATAG